One genomic segment of Bacteroidota bacterium includes these proteins:
- a CDS encoding SprB repeat-containing protein, which yields MNNITRIFLVTLSCFLAFIGSAIAQDKSSYKWIPDSKNDNGNFTVNVANAVPVPACTVVAEMAVTGVVGSDGPFTYKWSNGATTAKALLSTSELNHFVVVTNKYGKSVKKNIQLQLLAALTATIVTTSVTPCFGGTNGTACVNVSGGTPPYSYSWSNGVTASGSFTTHCITNLTAGTYTVVVRDSSNCVAGISGSGVVSQPDIVAVTITNSVSACTGTTNGVATASVTGGTPPYTYLWSNGVTTSGNSGLSLGVYSITVNDSRGCSATKSTTITASGGPIASITNTVTSCTGTSNGVATVSITNGTSPYTYLWSNGRTVASNTGLSTGVYTITVTDNRGCTTTESTTITISGGPVATITNSVSSCTGTTNGVATASVTNGTSPYTYLWSNGRTVASNTGLSTGVYTLTVTDDRGCSSVASTTIIGSGAPIATITNSVSSCTGTTNGVATASVTNGTSPYTYLWSNGRTVASNTGLSTGVYTLTVTDNIGCTAVVSSTITGSGAPIATITNSVSSCIGTTNGVATASITNGTSPFTYLWSNGRTVASNTGLSTGVFTLTVTDNRGCTTVATTTITGSGAPVATITNSVSSCTGNSNGVATASITNGTSPYTYLWSNGRTVASNTGLSTGVYTLTVTDNIGCTAVVSTTITGSGAPIATITNSVSSCTGTTNGVATASVTNGTSPYTYLWSNGRTVASNTGLSTGVYTLTVTDNIGCTAVVSTTITGSGAPIATITNSVSSCTGNSNGVATASVTNGTSPYTYLWSNGRTVASNTGLSTGVYTVTVTDNIGCTAVVSTTITGSGAPVATITNSVSSCTGNSNGVATASVTNGTSPYTYLWSNGRTVASNTGLSTGVYTLTVTDTRGCTTVTTTTITGSGAPIATITNSVSSCTGNSNGVATASVTNGTSPYIYLWSNGRTVSSNTGLSTGVYTLTVTDNIGCTAVLSTTITGSGAPIATITNSVSSCTGNSNGVATASVTNGTSPYTYLWSNGRTVASNTGLSTGVYTLTVTDNIGCTAVVSTTITGSGAPIATITNSVSSCTGNSNGVATASVTNGTSPYTYLWSNGRTVASNTG from the coding sequence ATGAATAACATTACACGCATATTTCTTGTAACATTATCTTGCTTTTTAGCATTTATAGGCAGCGCAATTGCTCAAGACAAATCATCTTACAAATGGATTCCCGATTCAAAAAACGACAACGGAAATTTCACGGTTAATGTTGCGAATGCAGTGCCGGTACCAGCCTGTACAGTTGTTGCAGAAATGGCGGTAACAGGAGTAGTTGGATCGGATGGTCCATTTACTTACAAGTGGAGTAATGGGGCAACAACCGCAAAAGCATTACTTTCTACTTCAGAATTAAATCATTTTGTTGTTGTAACAAATAAATATGGCAAATCAGTAAAAAAGAATATTCAACTTCAGCTATTAGCAGCACTAACAGCAACTATTGTTACCACTTCTGTAACTCCCTGCTTTGGGGGTACTAATGGAACCGCTTGTGTGAATGTTAGTGGTGGCACCCCTCCTTATAGCTATAGTTGGAGCAATGGAGTTACTGCCTCTGGGTCCTTTACCACCCACTGTATTACTAATTTAACCGCTGGCACCTACACTGTTGTGGTACGCGATTCTAGCAACTGTGTGGCAGGTATTAGTGGGTCGGGTGTAGTAAGTCAACCCGACATAGTTGCAGTTACAATTACCAATAGTGTTTCAGCCTGCACAGGAACTACCAATGGCGTTGCGACTGCTTCGGTTACAGGTGGCACACCGCCTTACACGTATCTATGGAGCAATGGCGTTACAACTTCAGGGAATTCAGGATTATCATTAGGGGTGTATTCTATTACCGTTAATGACAGCAGGGGCTGCTCAGCAACAAAGTCTACAACAATTACAGCATCCGGAGGGCCAATTGCGAGTATTACCAACACAGTAACTTCCTGCACCGGCACTAGCAATGGCGTTGCCACAGTCTCCATTACAAATGGAACATCTCCCTATACTTATTTATGGAGTAACGGTAGAACGGTTGCTAGCAATACAGGGCTTTCTACTGGGGTTTACACAATAACAGTTACTGACAATAGAGGTTGTACAACCACAGAAAGTACCACTATTACTATATCTGGCGGCCCTGTCGCAACAATTACAAACAGTGTGTCCTCATGTACCGGCACAACCAACGGTGTAGCTACTGCATCTGTAACAAACGGAACATCACCTTACACCTATTTGTGGAGTAATGGTAGAACTGTTGCTAGCAATACAGGGCTTTCCACCGGGGTTTATACATTAACAGTTACTGACGACAGAGGGTGTTCATCTGTTGCAAGCACTACCATAATTGGTTCTGGAGCACCTATCGCTACTATCACCAACAGTGTGTCTTCCTGTACAGGAACAACAAATGGTGTGGCAACAGCTTCTGTAACGAATGGAACCTCGCCTTATACCTATTTGTGGAGCAATGGCAGGACTGTCGCTAGCAACACAGGGCTTTCTACCGGGGTTTATACATTAACAGTTACTGACAATATTGGTTGTACAGCTGTTGTAAGCTCTACCATTACAGGATCCGGAGCACCTATCGCAACAATTACAAACAGTGTGTCTTCGTGTATCGGAACAACAAATGGTGTAGCTACTGCTTCTATCACAAACGGAACATCACCTTTCACCTATTTGTGGAGTAATGGTAGAACTGTTGCTAGCAATACAGGATTGAGCACTGGCGTTTTCACATTAACTGTTACTGATAATAGAGGGTGTACTACTGTAGCCACTACTACTATTACAGGTTCCGGAGCACCTGTGGCTACTATTACAAATAGTGTATCATCATGTACAGGTAATTCGAACGGGGTCGCAACAGCTTCTATAACAAATGGAACATCGCCTTATACCTACTTGTGGAGCAATGGCAGAACGGTCGCTAGCAACACAGGCCTTTCTACCGGGGTTTATACATTAACAGTTACTGATAATATTGGCTGTACAGCTGTTGTAAGTACTACCATTACCGGTTCCGGAGCGCCTATCGCAACTATTACAAATAGCGTTTCTTCTTGTACCGGCACAACAAATGGTGTGGCGACTGCTTCTGTAACAAATGGAACTTCGCCTTATACGTACTTGTGGAGCAATGGCAGAACGGTCGCTAGCAATACAGGACTTTCCACGGGAGTTTACACATTAACAGTTACTGACAATATTGGTTGTACAGCTGTTGTAAGCACTACCATTACAGGATCCGGAGCGCCTATTGCAACTATTACAAATAGTGTATCATCATGTACGGGTAATTCGAACGGTGTAGCTACTGCTTCTGTAACAAATGGAACTTCGCCCTATACCTACTTGTGGAGCAATGGCAGAACTGTTGCTAGCAATACAGGATTGAGCACTGGAGTTTACACAGTAACAGTGACTGACAACATTGGTTGCACAGCTGTTGTAAGTACTACCATTACAGGTTCTGGAGCACCTGTCGCTACTATTACAAATAGTGTATCATCATGTACGGGTAATTCGAACGGTGTAGCTACTGCTTCTGTAACAAATGGAACTTCGCCCTATACCTACTTGTGGAGCAATGGCAGAACTGTCGCTAGTAATACTGGTCTTTCCACGGGAGTTTACACATTAACAGTTACTGATACTAGAGGGTGTACTACTGTCACTACTACTACCATTACTGGTTCCGGAGCGCCTATCGCCACTATTACAAATAGTGTTTCTTCGTGCACTGGTAATTCAAATGGTGTAGCCACTGCTTCTGTAACAAACGGAACTTCGCCTTATATCTATTTATGGAGCAATGGCAGAACTGTCTCTAGTAATACTGGCCTTTCCACGGGAGTTTACACATTAACAGTTACTGACAACATTGGCTGTACAGCTGTTTTAAGCACTACCATTACAGGTTCTGGAGCACCTATCGCAACTATTACAAATAGCGTGTCCTCTTGTACTGGAAATTCAAACGGTGTAGCCACTGCTTCTGTAACAAATGGAACTTCGCCCTATACCTACTTGTGGAGCAATGGCAGAACTGTCGCTAGTAATACAGGACTTTCTACAGGTGTTTATACGTTAACAGTTACTGACAATATTGGCTGTACAGCTGTTGTAAGCACTACCATTACAGGATCCGGAGCACCTATCGCAACTATTACAAACAGCGTTTCCTCTTGTACTGGAAATTCAAACGGTGTAGCCACTGCTTCTGTAACAAATGGAACTTCGCCTTATACATATTTATGGAGTAATGGCAGAACTGTCGCTAGCAATACAGGATT
- a CDS encoding fumarylacetoacetate hydrolase family protein: protein MKIICIGRNYVNHAKEMKSEVPVEPVFFMKPDTALLKDNQPFYYPDFSKEIHHELEVVVKISKPGKHIEEKFSHKYYDEITVGIDFTARDLQEICKQKGLPWEKAKAFDGSAPIGKFIRKAELGKLDSIDFSLTKNDSVVQKGNTQDMLFGIDKIIAFVSKFVTLKTGDLIFTGTPEGVAPVVIGDELTAYLNGIKVLNFQIK, encoded by the coding sequence ATGAAGATAATTTGCATCGGTCGTAATTATGTTAATCACGCAAAAGAAATGAAAAGCGAAGTTCCTGTAGAACCTGTTTTTTTTATGAAGCCAGATACGGCTCTCCTAAAAGATAATCAGCCGTTTTACTACCCCGATTTTTCTAAAGAAATACATCACGAGTTAGAGGTGGTTGTGAAAATATCTAAACCAGGCAAGCATATTGAAGAAAAGTTTTCGCATAAATACTACGATGAAATTACGGTTGGTATAGATTTTACTGCACGAGATTTGCAAGAAATTTGCAAGCAAAAAGGCTTGCCATGGGAAAAAGCAAAAGCCTTTGATGGCTCTGCTCCAATTGGCAAATTCATTAGAAAAGCAGAGTTAGGGAAATTAGATAGCATTGATTTTAGTCTAACAAAAAATGATTCGGTAGTTCAAAAGGGAAATACCCAGGACATGTTGTTTGGTATCGATAAAATAATTGCCTTTGTGTCTAAGTTTGTTACACTAAAAACGGGCGATTTGATTTTTACGGGAACTCCAGAAGGCGTTGCGCCTGTTGTAATAGGAGATGAGCTTACTGCTTATTTGAATGGAATTAAAGTGTTGAATTTTCAAATTAAATAA